A stretch of the Nitrospinota bacterium genome encodes the following:
- a CDS encoding phosphate ABC transporter ATP-binding protein yields MEEDLSGPSVMELKKLTLYYGKKSAIRNIDITFLKNRITALIGPSGCGKSTLLRCLNRMNELVDGVRIEGEILLGGKNIYDADIMAPELRKRIGMVFQKPNPFPKTIYENIAYGPRIHGSNSRQELDAIVERCLKGAALWEEVKDRLNESALGLSGGQQQRLCIARALAVEPEILLMDEPCSALDPISTAKIEDLMADLRENYTIIIVTHNMQQAARVSDFTGFMLLGDMVEFGITREMFTKPKDKRTEDYITGRFG; encoded by the coding sequence ATGGAGGAGGATTTGTCCGGCCCGTCGGTGATGGAGCTGAAAAAACTGACGCTCTATTACGGAAAAAAATCTGCCATCCGGAACATAGACATCACGTTCCTTAAAAACAGGATCACCGCGCTCATCGGCCCGTCCGGCTGCGGCAAATCCACGCTGCTTCGCTGCCTGAACAGGATGAACGAACTTGTGGACGGGGTACGTATCGAGGGGGAGATACTCCTGGGGGGGAAGAACATTTACGACGCGGACATAATGGCGCCAGAGCTTCGCAAACGGATCGGAATGGTGTTCCAGAAGCCCAATCCCTTCCCCAAGACCATATATGAGAACATAGCTTATGGGCCGCGCATCCATGGCTCCAACTCCAGACAGGAGCTGGACGCCATCGTGGAGCGGTGCCTGAAGGGCGCGGCGCTGTGGGAAGAGGTGAAAGACAGGCTCAACGAAAGCGCGCTGGGGCTTTCCGGCGGGCAGCAGCAGCGGCTTTGCATTGCCAGGGCGCTGGCGGTGGAGCCGGAGATATTGCTGATGGACGAGCCATGTTCCGCCCTCGACCCCATATCGACGGCCAAGATAGAGGACCTGATGGCCGACCTGCGGGAAAACTACACGATAATAATAGTCACCCACAACATGCAGCAGGCGGCCCGCGTGTCGGACTTCACCGGCTTTATGCTGCTCGGCGATATGGTGGAGTTTGGCATAACGCGCGAAATGTTCACAAAGCCGAAGGACAAGCGGACGGAAGATTACATTACAGGCAGGTTCGGTTAA